A stretch of DNA from Rathayibacter sp. VKM Ac-2762:
TGGGAGGCCTGGGGCCTCTCCGGTGACTCCGGAGGCACGCCCACGCCGACCCCGACGCCCGGTGCGGACACGACCGCCCCGTCCGTCGTCATCACGTCTCCCACGACAGGGACGACCGTGGGCTCGAGCGTGACCTTCGTCGCCTCCTCGACCGACGACGTCGCCACGACCCGGGTCAGCTTCTGGAGCGGCTCGACCAGGCTCGGCGACGCGACCAGGGCGTCCAACGGGACCTGGCGCCTGACCGTCTCCACCTCCGCTTACCCGTCCGGCACCTTCAGCATCACCGCCCGCGCGTTCGACGCCGCCGGCAACGAGGGCCGCAGCACCGCCATCAGCATCAGGCACTGATCCCCGCCGCTGACGCTCGGACCCGGTGACCGGGCTCGAGCGTCTTCGACACGAAGAGGCCCGTGACGACCAGTGCCGTCACGGGCCTCTCCGTGTCACCCTCCAGGCGCCGCTCCTCTCGCTCGGCCGCAGAGCAGCGCCCGTCGCCGGCGGATCGTCGCGGCTTCGGCCGTACCCGCCGTCTGCACGGCTCCCGGAAGTACGGCGACGAGTCCGACGGCGGCTTCCGTCGTCGTGGCGGTGGCGTTCCGTGCGCGTCGGGCTCCGACATCCGGTCGTCGTCGCGGAGATCGGTTTCCGGATCGGATGAACGCTCGCGCGCTCCGGACGGTATCCCCCTCCGAGCCGCCGATCTCGGGCGACCGCAAGTCTCGAGGAGTGCACGATGACCAGGAACATCAGAGTCGGTATCGCAGCTGTCGCCGTCGCGGGCGTGATGGCGGTGGCACCCGTGCTCGCCGGTGCGAGCAGCGTCGCTCCCGCCGCGGCGACCAGCGACTCCAGCAGCGCGTCGGACAGGAACCTGATCAACGCGGTCCGCTCCGTGGCGGCGAAGCTGCGGGTCGTCGGACTCTCCGACGGCGGCACGAAGCTCGTGCAGTTCAACCCGACCAAGCCCGGCAAGGTCACGAACCGCGTCGCCGTCACCGGCCTCACCGGCGGCGACACCGCGCTCATCGGCATCGACTACCGGGTCCAGGACGGCGCCCTCTACGGCGTCGGCGACAACGCGGCGAGCGCCGGCGTCTACTCCATCAACCCGTCCACCGGCGCGGCCACCCAGGTGACCCGTCTCACCGTGGCACTGAGCGGCACCTCCTTCGGCGTCGACTTCAACCCCGCCGCGAACGCGCTCCGCGTGGTCAGCGACACGGGCCAGAACCTCCGTCAGCCGTTCGCCACCGCGGGCGCCGCGACGGTCGCCGACGGCACGCTCAGCTACGCCGCGCCCGCCGTGGCCACCGGTGTCGCCGGGGCCGCGTACACGAACAACGACCTCGACGCGAACAGCGCGACCACCCTGTTCGTCCTCGACACGGCCCTCGACCAGATCGCCATCCAGTCCCCGGCCAACGCCGGCACCCTGGCGCCGACCGGGAAGCTCGGCCTCGACGCAGTGGGTGCGACCGGCTTCGACATCTACTCCGTCCTCCGCAACGGCAGCTCCATCGGCTCGGTCGGCCTCGCCGCCGTCAACGGGTCGCTCTACGAGATCGGACTGCTGAACGGCACGGCGACTCCGCTCGGCGCCATCGGGGCGAACGTCACGGACATCGCCGTTCCGCTCGTCCAGCGCTGACCCGACCCCGGCGACCGCGCTCCTGCCGAGGAGCGCAGGGCCGACGGAGTCGCGGGAAGGGCCGTCCCCCGGGGCGGCCCTTCCTCGCGCCCGGGCACTGCCGCCATAGCGGGCTGGTGAGCCCGCCTTCAGGAGGCCGCGGCTCCCGGCGACCGGTCGCGACGCGGCATGGCCCCCGCGCGCTGCGCGATCGAGCGGATCAGCGCTTCGAGCAGCAGCGCCGCCCCGGCGAGCGCCACGGCGGCGGCGACCACCGACTCCGTCCAGGGCGTGGTGTCGTACGACTGGTAGCCGACGAGCGCGGGAGCGATCGCGAACGTCGCGACGAGGTAGCCGGGCAGCGTCGATCCGATCAGGAGGACGAAGGAGACGGCGCGGAGGGGTGACGTCCTCGCCACGAGGACCGCGAGGACGAGCAGGCCGGCGGGTGCGGCCAGTCCCAGCAGGACCGCCGGGAGCATCGCCTGCAGGATCGTCGGTGCGCCGAGGATCCCGGACAGGACCGCGTGCAGGGCGAGGCAGCCGAACGACGCGGCGACCACGATCCGCATCACCGCGACCGGGCGCGGCCGTCCCGGACCGACCGCGCCGAGGACGGCGAGAGCGACGAGGAGGTGCCCGATCCCGAGCAGCTGCCCTGCCGATCCGACGTTCTCCCACGGATCGGAGGGCCACGAGTAGTCGTACCGGTGGTCCTCGATCGCCTGCTCGCCCAGGATCGGCCCGGCGACGGCCCAGCGCTGAACGGCGGCGAGCTGCTGCAGCCCGGCCGAGGCGAGCATCAGAGCGCCGGCCGCGAGGATCCGGCTCGAGCTGCGCTCTCGGGCTCCGGGACGTCCTGACTCCGCTGCTGTCATGCGGCCACGGTAGGGGCCGGGGCGTCCGGCACGGGTGGCCGGGAGGAGAACGTCTCGCCGCGATCGGTCCGCGCGAGACGCTTGCGCGCGATCCGTCGGGACCGGCCCCGGCGCCGGTGGGGGATGCTCCGCGGGCCCGAGCCGAGGCCGACGCATCCTCCGCGCACCGGCCCCAGCCCTGTTGCGGACATGTCCTCTAGAGGCTGTTGTCGGCGGTGGGACCGGGTGCCACTGTTCGGAGACGGCCGCCCACGGTCGACCCGATCGAAGGCTCCAGCATGCGCTCTCCCTCCGCCTCCCGCCCGACCGACCCGGACGCCGGCACGGCCCGCTCGACCCCTGAGCGGAGGACGAGGCCCCGGCCGGCGCTCGGCCTGCTCGCGCTGACGGCGACCGTCGCGCTCCTCCTCGGGACCACGGCTCCCCTGTCCGCGGTCGCCGCGGCTCCCGCTGCGACCGGTGTCGTCGGCTGGGGTGACGACTCCAGCGGGCAGGTCGCTGCGCCGGCTGGGCTCACCGACGCGACGGCGATCGCCGCGGGCGGCTCCCACAGCCTCGCCCTGCGCAGCGACGGCACCGTCGCCGCCTGGGGCGAGGACAGCAGCGGGCAGGCCACCGTGCCGACCGGTCTGGACGACGTCGTCGCCGTCGACGCCGGCGTGAACCACAGCCTCGCCCTGCGGAGGGACGGGACCGTCACCGCCTGGGGCGACGACGGCGACGGGCAGGCCACGGTGCCGGACGGGCTCGCCGACGTCACCGCCATCGCTGCCGGCGGCTACCACAACCTCGCCCTGCACGGCGACGGGACCGTCACCGCCTGGGGATACGACTTCTCCGGACAGGCGACCGTGCCGGACGGGCTCAGCGGAGTCGTCGCCATCGCCGCCGGCCGATTCCACGACCTCGCGCTGCACCGCGACGGCACCGTCACCGCATGGGGATACGACGCCTTCGGGCAGACCGACGTGCCCGCGGGACTCACCGGCGTCACCGCCGTCTCCGCCGGAGCCTCCCACAGCCTCGCGCTGCGCGCGGACGGGACCGTCGTCGCCTGGGGCAGCGACAGCGACGGCCAGTCCGACGTCCCCGACGGCCTCGCGGACGTCACCGCCGTCGCCGCCGGCGGGTACCACAGCCTCGCTGTGCGCCGCGACGGCACCGTCACCGCCTGGGGCTACGACGGCTTCGGAGAGGCCTCCGTGCCGGCGGGACTCACCGGCGCCACCGCCGTGTCCGGCGGCAGCTTCCACAGCCTCGCCCTCGGCGCTCGGCCCGTCTTCACGGCCGACGCCCCTCCGGCGACGGCGCCTCTCGGAGCGCCCTTCTCCTACACCTTCGCCACCGGCGGCGCGTCGACGTTCGAGCTCGCCTCCGGGTCCCTCCCGGCCGGCCTGACCCTCACCTCCGCGGGCGTCCTCTCCGGCACCCCGACCGTCGAGGGAGCGTCCTCCTTCACCGTGTCCGCCCGCACCACCTTCGGCACCACCACCGGCACGCCCCACACCCTCGCCGTCGGACCGGCGGCGACCGCTCCGACCCTCTCGGGGACGGCCGCGGCCGGCGTGGTCGGCTCCGCCTACGACTTCACGTACACGGCGACCGGATCCCCGGCGCCGGTCGTCACCGTCGCGTCGGGCACTCTGCCTCCTGGGCTCGCCCTCGACGGCTCGGGTCGCCTCACCGGTACTCCGACCACCGCGGGGACGTACGGCTTCACCCTCCGCGCGGTGAACTCGGCGGGCACCGTCGAGGCGGCGAGCACGCTGACCGTCTCTCCGCAGAAGGCGACCACGAGGGCCGACCTGCGCGTCGACGTCTCCGCTCCGACCACGGCCGCGAAGGGGAGGACGTTCACGTACACAATCATCACGAAGAACGCCGGACCCTCCGCGTCGACGTCCGTCTTCTCGAAGGTGGTCCTCCCCCCGACGGTGCAGTTCGTCTCTGCCACGGGCTCGTACAGCCGCATCGGGAGCATCGTGATCTTCCCGCGCTCGAGTCTCGCGAACGGGCGGACCGTCACCGAGCGGATCACCGTCACGGCCACCGGCACCGGCACCGCGACCGCCTTCGCCGCCGCGTTCTCGGTCAGGACACCGGACCCGTCGATCCGGAGCAACGCCGACACCGCCGCGACGACCGTCCGCTGACCGCGGGCGCAGGAGCACGGCGGGCGGGCCTCCGGGATCGCCCGCCGTCTCGATCCGCGAGCACGGATGCACCCGGAATCCCCGTTCCCCGGCGCCCGACCCGCGGAGGGGTGCGCGGCTAGAGCACGTCCGCGATCGCGGCGAACGTCCGGTCAGGGTCCTCGAGCTGCATGTCGTGGTGCACGCCCGGGAGCCGACGCACCTGCCAGCCCCGCTGCTCGAGCCGCGCGGCCAGGGCATCCGGCAGCACCGCCGGGGACTGGTCGGAGAGCACGATCGTCGACGGGACCGTCGGCGCCTCGACCGGGACCGGGTGGAAGGCGACGTCCCGGAACACGCCGACGGCCATCCGCGCGTCGAACCGCTTCTTCGCGTCGTCGAGGAGCGCGCGGGTCTCGGGGCTGTAGGCGGCGCGGACCGCGGCGCTCGCCCGCGCCTGCCCGAGCTGGGCGATGCCGAGCGACAGGAGCGGCGCCGCCCAGAACAGCCGTCCGGCGAGGCCGCTCGTCGGGAGCGCCAGGGCGAACCCGGGATCGAGGTAGACGGCCCGGCCGGGCGCGAGTCCTGCGACGGCGCGCTGCAGCACCGCGCCGCCGAGCGAGTGGCCGACCACGCTGTCGAGTCCCGCCGGCAGCGACTCGACCAGATCGGCGGCCATGTCGTCGATCCGGTACGACCCCGCCCGCGGGCTCGCGCCGTGTCCGCGCAGGTCGACGGCCGTGACCGTGTAGCGGCCGTTCGCGACGAGCCGCTCGACGAACGGCCCCCAGGTCGCCGCCGACGCACCGAGCCCGTGCACCAGCCCGACGTGTCGTGGTCCGGATCCGGTGGTGAGGGTCTGCAGGCGCATCCCCTGATCCTGCCGGAGACGGCGCCTGAGGCGGAGGCGCCGGGCGGATGCGGAGCCTGCTGCTGCACCCTCTGCGTCGACGATCGCGCCACATCTCCTGCCATCGAGGTGTGCGCTCTTGACTCCGCCGATGAGCGCTGGGAGGTTCTCCAGATGCGGTGGCACTCCGCCGTCCGCCCGAGCAGCCGGCCGAAGAGAGGACCTCCATGACAGCGACGAGCAGAGCCACGGGAACGGTCGGCCGGACCGCCGTCGTCTTCGGGGCGGCGGGTCTCGTCGTCGGGGCCGTCGTCGGCGGAGCCGCCGTCTTCGGAGCGGGGCTCCTCCTCGACGACTCGAGATCGAGGATCACGATCCGGGACGTCACCCGCGCGGAGCTGGACGGACTCGAGCGCGCTGCCGCTCCGAGCAGGGAGGCCTGCGGAGATCGTCGTGGGTGCGTGGAGGGCGTCGACGGGCCCGGGGCGTCGATCCACCGCTACCACTCCCTCGATCTCGCGCGGCAGGCGACGGTGTACAACACGAGGGACGTCTACCGGTCGGACCGGCTCGTCGTCGAGTTCGAACCGGATCTGG
This window harbors:
- a CDS encoding DUF4394 domain-containing protein, with product MTRNIRVGIAAVAVAGVMAVAPVLAGASSVAPAAATSDSSSASDRNLINAVRSVAAKLRVVGLSDGGTKLVQFNPTKPGKVTNRVAVTGLTGGDTALIGIDYRVQDGALYGVGDNAASAGVYSINPSTGAATQVTRLTVALSGTSFGVDFNPAANALRVVSDTGQNLRQPFATAGAATVADGTLSYAAPAVATGVAGAAYTNNDLDANSATTLFVLDTALDQIAIQSPANAGTLAPTGKLGLDAVGATGFDIYSVLRNGSSIGSVGLAAVNGSLYEIGLLNGTATPLGAIGANVTDIAVPLVQR
- a CDS encoding DUF11 domain-containing protein; this encodes MRSPSASRPTDPDAGTARSTPERRTRPRPALGLLALTATVALLLGTTAPLSAVAAAPAATGVVGWGDDSSGQVAAPAGLTDATAIAAGGSHSLALRSDGTVAAWGEDSSGQATVPTGLDDVVAVDAGVNHSLALRRDGTVTAWGDDGDGQATVPDGLADVTAIAAGGYHNLALHGDGTVTAWGYDFSGQATVPDGLSGVVAIAAGRFHDLALHRDGTVTAWGYDAFGQTDVPAGLTGVTAVSAGASHSLALRADGTVVAWGSDSDGQSDVPDGLADVTAVAAGGYHSLAVRRDGTVTAWGYDGFGEASVPAGLTGATAVSGGSFHSLALGARPVFTADAPPATAPLGAPFSYTFATGGASTFELASGSLPAGLTLTSAGVLSGTPTVEGASSFTVSARTTFGTTTGTPHTLAVGPAATAPTLSGTAAAGVVGSAYDFTYTATGSPAPVVTVASGTLPPGLALDGSGRLTGTPTTAGTYGFTLRAVNSAGTVEAASTLTVSPQKATTRADLRVDVSAPTTAAKGRTFTYTIITKNAGPSASTSVFSKVVLPPTVQFVSATGSYSRIGSIVIFPRSSLANGRTVTERITVTATGTGTATAFAAAFSVRTPDPSIRSNADTAATTVR
- a CDS encoding alpha/beta hydrolase; the protein is MRLQTLTTGSGPRHVGLVHGLGASAATWGPFVERLVANGRYTVTAVDLRGHGASPRAGSYRIDDMAADLVESLPAGLDSVVGHSLGGAVLQRAVAGLAPGRAVYLDPGFALALPTSGLAGRLFWAAPLLSLGIAQLGQARASAAVRAAYSPETRALLDDAKKRFDARMAVGVFRDVAFHPVPVEAPTVPSTIVLSDQSPAVLPDALAARLEQRGWQVRRLPGVHHDMQLEDPDRTFAAIADVL